The genomic interval CAAGACCCGCCGCCAGCTGCATGCCATCGGCATCTCGGAAATCGTCGCTCGCTTCGTCTCGGCCTTCACCAACGAAGCCGGATCCTTCCTCGCCCTGGCTCCATTGCGGGAACTGGATGAATACACCTTCACCCATTCGATCAATGTCTGCACCCTCAACATCGCCCAGGCCATGGCACTCGGCATCGAGGGCCAACTGCTGCATGATATCGGCGTCGCCGCCATGCTGCACGACATGGGCAAACTGTTCATTCCCGACGAAATCATCACCAAGGAGAGTGACTTAACCCCCGAGGAATGGGAGATCATGCGCCGGCACCCGGCCGACGGCGCGCGCTACCTGCTCAACACCCCGGGTATCCCGCGACTGGCGGTGGTGGTCGCCTATGAGCACCACATGCGTTACGACAATCAGGGCTATCCGTCCCCCCGACATGGCTGGCGACAAAACATCGCCAGCCAGATTTCAACCGTCTCCGACGTTTTCGACGCCCTGCGGACCGAACGCTCCTACCGGGGATCGATGCAGATTCACAAGATTTCCCAGATGATCCTGCAGATGGCGGGCAGCCAGCTGCACCCTCAGCTGGCACACAACTTCCTGCGCGTCCTCGAACGGGTCACCAGCAGCAGTTGAAGGTCACCTGAATCAGTGGGTTCAGGGCGGGCTCAAGGCAGCCCGTAACATTCATAGCCCTGCCACTCGGCCTTGGTCACGATCCCGGCATTGTCAACTTCAAAGACCGCCCGGCAATTCAACTCCCGCCGAGGACCATAGGCGTAGGTGGTTCCCGGTGCCAGGTTGGCCGGGATGTTGGACGCCTGGTAGGCACTGGCTTCCCAACTATAAACCTCGCCTTCGGCAGTCTCCTGTTTTTCCGAAGGAGGCCCCCAGCTGTCGATCACGCGCGCAATCGGTTTTCCCCGCCAGCGTTCAACCGCCCTGTCAGCCGGCGAGGGAACCTGCGGCGCGGCACAACTGACCAGCAGCACCAGCCCCGGCAACAGCCATCCGTATTTCATCGTTACCTCCCATCGGACGCGAAATCTCTCTCTCTCTAACCTATCGGTTTATTTTCCTGAATTCATTATATCGTCTGGTCGGACACTCGCGAACAGGCTGCCAGGTGCTATGCTTTAAATATGAACGAGATTCGTTACGACAACCTCGGGCCGACCAAAATCCTGCAGCTCTACGACCCCCGGATTCCATTTCACGCCTTTGTCGTGATCGACAATACGGCACGCGGCCCGGCCCTCGGCGGGGTCCGCATCACTCCCGAAGTCAACCTCTCTGAAGTCGCGCGGTTGGCCCGCACCATGACCTACAAAAGCGCCGCCGCCGGACTGCACCTCGGTGGCGGGAAATCGGGAATCATCGCCGCGGCCGACAACCCGGATATCGAATCGATCGTACGCAGCTTCGCCCGCATGATCGCCCGCCTCGACGACTACATCCCGGCGCCGGACATGGGCAGCAACGAGACCATGATGGCCTGGATCAAGGATGAAATCGGCAGGGTCGCCGGGCTGCCGGAAGAACTCGGCGGACTGCCGCTCGACAAACTCGGCGCCACCGGATTCGGCCTGGCCGCCTGCGCCGAAATCGCCTGTCGGCATATCGACCTGCCCCTGGCCGGAGCGCGGGTGGCGATCCAGGGTTTCGGCAATGTCGGCAGCGCGGCGGCCCGCTTTCTCGTCGAGCGGGGCGCGATCCTGGTCGCCCTGAGCGATCGCCAGGGCACCGCCTTTGCCGCCGGGGGACTCAACCTGAACGCGGCCCTCGAAGCCCACCGCCGGAACGAGAACATGGTCGCCGCCGCCGGTGGAGAGCTGCTGCCGCAGGAGGCGATCTTCGGCATTGATTGCGACATCCTCGTCCCGGCGGCAACCGCCGATGTCATCCGCGCCGACAATCAGGCACAAGTCCGAGCGCGGATGATTCTCGAGGGCGCCAACATCCCGGCGACGATCGAAGCCGAACAATTGCTCGCCGCGCGCGGTGTGCTGGTGGTTCCCGACTTTATCGCCAACGCCGGCGGACTGATCATGGCAGCGGCGGAATATTATGGAAAAACCGAGGACGAGGCGTTCGAGGAGATCCGCGACAACCTGCACCACAACACCGCAGAGATCCTGGATCTCAGCAGGAAAAAGCAGGTCCTGCCGCGTCGCGCCGCCGAAGAGATCGCTCTCCGGCGGGTCCTCGATGCGATGCGGACCCCGCCGCCGCCCCATCCCGCCCGGTTGATCGAACAGGCCAGGGACCGGTTGCTGGGATAGGCTGACGACGGACACGCTTCAACACGAATCCCCGGAAAACCGGCTTCGCGCGAAGACGCAGAGTTGAAAACCTGGGGATTGGATCTGGTCGACTGGTTGAAATCCCCCCTGCCCGCCTTTAGAAAAAGGGGGGAGGCACGATATGCGGTTGTTTCCCCCCCTTTCCTGAAGGGGGATTTTTTGTGCATCTCGGCGTCTCTGCGCGAGGCCGCCTTTCATAATTTCTCCAGGAAAGATTCAGACACTCTCGATGAACAGCAGTCCCGGATCTTCCAGGAACTGCCCGACCCGCACCAGGAAGCGGGTCGCCTCGGCGCCGTCGAGGACCCGGTGGTCGAAGGTCAGTGAAAGGGGCAGAATGCGGCGGATGACGATCTCGCCTTCGACCACCCAGGGTTTTTCACTGACCCCGCCGAAGCCGAGAATGGCGACGTTGGGATAGTTGATCACCGGGGTGGCGAAGCTGCCGCCGAAGCTGCCGAAGTTGGTCAGGGTGAAGGTGCTGCCCTGCAACTGTTCACGGCTCAGGGACCGGCTCTCGGCCTGCTCGGCCAGCTGCTGCAGTTCAATCGCCAGATCGACCACGCTCTTGGTCCCGACATCCCGCACCACCGGGACCAGCAGCCCTTCCCGGCTGTCGACCGCCACTCCGAGGTGGCACTCCGCCAGCAGTTCGATCTCGCCGGCGGCTTCATCAACCCGGGCATTAAGCCGCGGGAATTCGGCCAGCGCATGCTGGGTCGCCTTCATGAAAAAGGGCAGCAAGGTCAGTTTGACGCCCCGCCCGGCCAGCTCGTCCCGCTGACGGGCCTTGAGCGTCCAGAGACGGGTGACATCGGTTTCCGCCATGGTGGTGACAAACGCAGTGCGGCGCTGCGCCTCAAGCAGGTGTTCGGCGATGCGACGTCGCAACCCGGCAAGAGGGACGCGCCTGCCGCTATCGCCCGCGTCCCCGGAAGGTTCGGCACCGGCGGCGGTGAGAACATCCTCTTCAGTGATCCGCCCGTCCGGGCCGCTGCCACGGAGTGTCTCCAGGGCAACCCCGCGCGCTTTCGCCAGCGCCCGTACCCGCGGCAGAGCGCGCAGCGGAACAGCCTTCTTCTCACCGGAAACGACCGGGGCTTCGGTCACGGGCCCTTCCGGCGGTCCAGCCGACGGCGCCTCCGGCAGAACACCGACAATACCCTGTGATTTCCTGACCGGAGAGACGACGGCCCCGGCCGCAGGTGCCGGCACGCTATCCGCCTCGAACTCACCGGTCGCGATGGTCAACAACACACTGCCGACCGGAACCCGGTCTCCCACCTCGTGGTTGAGGGTACGGATGATCCCGGCACGCGGCACCGGTACATCAACCACCGCCTTGTCGGTTTCCACCTCCAGGGCGCTTTGATGTTCCTTGACCCGCTCGCCGACGGCAACGTGCCAGGCACGGATTTCCGCCTCGACACCCCCTTCACCCAGGTCAGGCAGAATGAATTCAAACAGGGATTCCTTCAAAACGCCAGCACCTCCGCGATCGCCCCGGCAATCTGCTTCGCCGTCGGCACGTTGTAATCCTCCAGCAACGGCAGCGGCGGGATAACGTCGCAGCCGGTCACGCGACGGATCGGCGCCTTGAGAGAGAGGATCGCATCCTCGGCCACGGTGGCGGCGATCTCGGCTCCGAATCCGCCGGTCTGCGCCGCTTCGTGAACCACAACCAGCCGCCCGGTCCTGCGTACCGAAGCAAGAATAGTTTCAGCATCGAACGGATTGAGGGTCATCAGGTCAATGACCTCGGCATCAAAGCCCGCAGCGGCCCGCAGACTCTTCTCAAGCATGCTTCCCCAGGCAACCACCGTCACCGAATCACCGGGACGAGCAATGCGCGCCTTACCGAGCTCGACGGGAAGATCGCCTGCCGGAACGTCCTCCCGCAACAGTCGATAAAGACGGGTCGGTTCCAGAAAAAGAACCGGATCAGGAGTGCGAATCGAGGCCTGAAGCAGCGCCTTGGCATACCAGGGAGAACCGGGAACCACCACCTTGAGACCGGGCATGTGGCAGAACATCGCTTCGCTCGACTCCTCGTGCAGTTCCGGCGCCTTGACCCCGCCGCCATAAGGAGTACGGACCACCAGCGGGCAGTGCAGCTGGCCTCGGGATCGACTGCGCAAACGGGCGGCATGACTGAAAAGCTGCTCGATGGCGCCATAGGTAAAACCGAGAAACTGGATTTCAGCCACCGGTTTCAGCCCGTAAGCGGCCATGCCGATGGCAACCCCGATAATCGCCGATTCGGACAGCGGCGTGTCGATCACCCGCTCTTCTCCGAACGCCTCGTACAGCCCCTCGGTCAGGCGAAAAACCCCGCCGTCCCGACCGACATCCTCACCGAGCAGCACAACATCCGGATCGCGCTCGAGCTCTTCGCGAAGAGCCAGGTTGATGGCCTGAACCATATTCATCTCAGCCATGATCCAACTCCCGAAGATCGCGCAGCTGCTGCAGCTGTCGCTTCTGGCGCGGGGTCATTTCCGTCCAGGTATAGGCGAAAATATCCCGGGCTCGGGCCGGCGGGGTCGCCTCCTCGCGGGCCACCGCCCGGTCGAGCCGTGCGTCGATCTCCGTTTCCAGCTGCTGCTGGCGGGCGTCATCCCACAACCCGCGGTCGGCGAGAAAACGTCGCATGCGCAACAACGGATCACGCCGCTGCCAGCGCTGAACCTCTTCCGGGTCACGGTAACGGGCGGCATCGTCGGCGGTGGTATGGTCGGCCATACGGTAAGTGTCGCACTCGATCAGGCTCGGACCACCACCGCTGCGGGCCCGCTGCAGCGCCTCGCGGGTGGCCTGGTAAACCGCCAGAACATCATTGCCGTCCACCTGGATGCCGGGAATGCCGTAAGCGATCGCCTTCTGCGCCAGGGTCTCGGCGGCCGTCTGGTGGTTGCGCGAGATCGAAATCGCCCACTGGTTGTTCTGGATGATGAAGACCACCGGCGCCTGGAACACCCCGGCCATGTTTAACCCCTCGTGGAAGTCTCCCTTGGAGGTGCCGCCGTCACCGAAATAGCAGGCGGTGGCAATCGGGTCGCCGCGGTAACGGGCGGCCATGGCGGCGCCGACCGCATGCGGGATGTGGGTGCCGACGGCGATGCAGATGGGGAAGATGTTGAGCTGCTCGGGACAGAGCAGGCCACGTTCATCGCCATTCCAGTACTGGTAGATCTCGGCCAGCGGATAACCGAGGGTGACAAACACGCCGAGTTCCCGAAAGGCGGGGAAAAACCAGTCGCTTTTCTGCAGCGCGTAGGCGCTGCCGACCTGGGAAGCCTCCTGGCCGAGAACCGAAGGATAGGTGCCGAGCCGACCTTCGCGCTGCAGGTGCAGGGCACGCTGATCAAATTGCCGGGTCAGCAGCATCAGCTCATAAAGACGTACCAGGTCGGGGTCGGTCAGGTCAGGCATCAGCTCGGCGTCAACGCGACCCTGTTCATCAAGAATTTCCAGGCGGGAAACAGTGAAAGAGGCAATGATCTTTTTCGACATCCTGCGGCCTTTCGCCAACCCGGGCGGAGCCCCCGCGAGACTCGGGAGCAGGGCAGAAACCTCGATCTCAATACCGCCGCGGGTTCTACCTAGAGTCTATCGGAGGAGAGGGGGGTGTCAAATCGAGAAGGAGCAGGGAGGCGGCGACGCAGAACGTTGCAGATCAGCCCCGCCGTTGCGGCCAGGAGCTGAAGGGAGTCCGGCTGAGACAGGCGTTGTAGTAGCGTTCATCACCCGTCACCTCTTCGCCGACCCAGTCGGGCAGCACAACGGGCTGATCCGGCCGGTCAAGTTCAACCTCGGCCAGCACCAGTCCTTCGTTGGCGCCGTGAAATTCGTCGATCTCCCAGACAAGCCCGGCGTGAGGAACCCGGTAACGGGTCTTTTCAATCTGCGGCCGATGGCAGAGTTCGTCCAGCAACTGCCGCGCCTGCTCGAGCGGAATCGGATATTCGTATTCACTGCGGACACAGCCGCGGGTCGCACCCTTGACCGTCAGGAACCCCCTGTCACCGGCGATCCGCACCCGCACCGTGCGCTGCGGGTCAAGGCTGAGATAACCCTGCCGGTAAGCCACCCCTTGGGCGCCCACCTTCCAGCTGTCGTTTCTGAGCAGAAACTTGCGTTCGATTTCCAGCGCCATCCGGCCAACTCCTGATCCAGGTTTCGCGAATCTCAGGCTTCATCATGCCGTCCTTTGTCCTGCGGGTCAACCGGAGTTGCTTTACAGATCCGATACGACCCCCCTATACTCTCTGAGTAAAATATCTACTCAACGAGGAACCGCCATGGATGAAATACGCACCGCCAGGATGACGGAACTGACCCGGAAACTGCTCAGCTACGGCAAGGAAAATCTCGAGGACATCCTCCACCTGCTGGTCGACGCCACCACCCTACTGACCCGCCAGAACCGTTGCCGCATCTATCTCGAAGATCTGACCGCCGGCCGACTGACCTGCGCCGCCGTCACCGGTCCCCATGCCGAGGAGATCCGCGCCCAGAGCTTCCCCATCAACAGCGAGGATTTTCTCGTCTCCCGGGTCTACACCTCGCAGGATCCGGCCCTGCTCACCGATATCGACCAACTCGACAGTCCCAAGGCGCGGGCGATTGCCGCCCGACTCGAAATCGGCGCCAGCTGCCACCTGCCGCTGATCCACCAACAGCGCGCGGTGGGGGTTCTCTGCCTTGACAGCGGTCGTCGCGGGCAGTTGCCGGGCGATGCCGAGATCGAAGAACTGCGGCAGTTCCTGCTGCAGGCCACCCCGGTCCTCGACCGCGCCCGCAAGTACCATCAGCAGATCCTGCTGGCACGAGAAATAGATACCGCCAAGAGCCAGCAGGCGGCGCTGTTCATGGTCCGCTCGGCAGTCCGCCTGATCGACAAGCTGGCCCTGGCGTCAGTGCTGGTGCCCCGGCCGGGAGAATCGGAGGACCGGGTGCTGGAGATCCTCGCCTCCTACTCTCCGGACATCGCCGTCAAACGCCTCTATGAGGATGAGAAGCAGATCGAACTCGGCACCGGACGCTCGTTGCTGTCACGCTACATCCACAGCGACGGCACCATCCGCGACGAGAAACTGCTCAAGCCGATCTATATCGAAAATCTCCCGGCGCAGACCCTGCAGAAACGCTACCTGACCGACCAGATGGGGTTGCAGTCTCTCTACGTGGTGCCCCGTCTCGATCCTCATTCCCGCCGGGTGCGCTGCCTGGTCAACTACTATACCGCCGAAAGATACCGCTTCAGCCCCTTCGAACAAGGGCTGCTCGAAGCCCACGCCGAGATGGCGGAACGGGTCATCCAGGAGATCGGCGGCGAACACATGGAGATCCAGGTTCTCGCCGAAATCAACGCCCTGCTGCAGGAGAAATACGAGAACCTGCCTTCTTTCCTCAACCGGGTGCTGGCCAAGGCGACCGAACTGATCGGCGCCGACACCGGCAGCATCGCCCTGGTACGCGAACGGGAGGGTGAACGCTGGCTGGTGGTCGAAGAGAATGACGGCACCCTGACCGGAGCCAAGATCAAGGAGTGGCTGAAACGCAACATTCCCCCGATCCGGATCGGCGCCGAAGAATTGCCGGCCGAGGAACGCAGCCTGACCGGGCTGGCCGCCGCCACCGGCCGGGAACAGCTGATCACCGACACCCGCGAAGAAACAGGCGGCCGCGGCTTCTACCGCGAGATCACCACCGACATCCGCAGCGAACTGGCGGTGCCGGTGCTGCACGATGACGAGGTGCTGGCGGTGATCTGTCTCGACTCGCTGCGCCCCTGGTACTTCACCGCCGAACACCGTCAGATCCTGCAGATCATTCAGCGGATGATTTCCCGCCACCTGTTCGACCTGCAGCGTATTGAACAGCTGACCTCCGAGGTCGAACAACTGCGTTCCGATGTCGGCTACCGGGATCCCAGTATTCACTCCTACCGGCTCGGCAACATCATCGGCAACGCCCCGCGCGCCCGGGAGATCGTTGAATTCATCCAGCAGGTCACACCGCCGATCTTCAATCGGATCACCCTCTGGCACAAGACCGATGTCGAGGAAGCGACCCTCGGCCTGCCGTCAATTCTGATCACCGGGGAAACCGGCAGCGGCAAAGAATTCATCTTCAACAATATCTTTTCGCGGCTCAACGAAATGTACCAGGGACGCTTCGGCCGCCGCCGTGAACTGCCGGTGAAAAAGACCAACATCGCCGCCTACAGCGGTGAACTCACCTACTCCGAGCTGTTCGGTCACAAGCGCGGCGCCTACACCGGCGCCCACACCGACCGCCAGGGAATCCTCGAAGAGGCCCACGGCGGGGTGGTCTTTCTTGACGAAATCGGCGACGCCGACCCGAAAACTCAGGTTCAGCTGCTGCGCTTCCTCGACAACGGTGGTTTTGTCCGACTCGGCGACAACCAGACCCGCTATGCCCGGGTGCTGCTGATCGCCGCCACCAACAAGGATCTCGGTCGGCTGATCGAAGCCGGCGATTTCCGTGAAGATCTTTATCACCGGCTCTCGGAACTGACCATCGAGGTTCCTTCCCTCAACCAGCGCCGGGAAGATATCCCCGACCTTGCCACTCATTTCCTCGGTCGCCTCTACCGCATCTATCGACGCCCCGGAGAGCCGGCGGAACCGCCGATGCTGACCCGCGGCGCCCGAGAGGAACTGGCGCGCCACCATTACAGCGGCAATATCCGCGAACTGCGCAGCATCCTGGTCCGGGCCCTCTTTTTTCGCGAGGGGCACAAAATTGACGAGCAACTGATTCGTCATACCCTGGGCCGCCCCCGTCCGGCGAAAAGCGCCACGTCCCGACAGACCACCCGTCGACTGACAGAAGAACTGGCCGAGCAGATCCTGGAATCCATCACCTCCGGACAGGAAACCTTCTGGAGTGCCCTCTACAGCCCATACTCAGAAAACCGCATCACCCGTGACATGGTCCTCGCCGTTCTCAACCTGGCCCGCCGCCAGGGAGCGACCAGCATGCCGAAACTGGCCGGTCTGCTGCGCGCCTGCGACCCGAAGAGCGACCGCAACGAAGAACGCAAAACGTTCTTCCGTTTCAAAAACTTCCTCTACAAAACCATCCGTATCCAGTGAGTCAAAAAAGCGCGGGAGCAACTTCCGCTGCTCCCGCGCTTTGACAACCTCCAGAGGGGACTCCCCGTTTTATTATCCAAACCTCAAGCCATGCGTACCACCTCGACCCGATAACCGTCCGGATCGGAAACGAAATAGAAACTGGCCGTGCCGCTCAAGCCTTTCAGCGGCGTCGGATCCAGGCCGAGTTCCTGATGTCGTCGGTGCGACGCTTCGAGATCGTCGACGCTGACCGCCAGATGGGAATAACCGTTGCCTATGACGTAAGGCTCCTGCTGGTTGTAATTGTAGGTCAACTCCAGTTCAAAACTGTCACTCGGATCGGTCAGGTAGGAAAGGGTGAAGCCGTCATCGGGAAAATCACGCTTGCGGGAAACCTTGAAACCGAACGCCTGCTGATAAAAATGTTCACTTTTTTCCAGGTTCATCACCCGAATACAGACGTGAATCATGCGATAGGTCATCTGCAACCTCCTCCGACACCATCAATCATGACCGATCACCTTGAGATCGGTCAACTCGGGAAAATGCGTCAGGATAATCTTGCGGGCGGCCTCGTGATTATGCTTGGAGGCAAAACGCAGGCGGACATCCATTTCCCAACAGAAATCGCACATACAGTCCTTGGCATTATAGGTTTCCGCCCCGCAGTTTTTGCAGTATATCTTCTGTTCTCGCTTACTTTTCATCGTTGGTAGTATATCGCTTTTCTGGAAAAAAATAACCGGAAAATAATGTCCGCTCCGCTTGCCGGCAGAAGGCCTCAGCTTTCCCGGCAAAAATGAAAAGGGCCTGCAGATCATAAACTGCAGGCCCTTCAGAATTTTTGGCTCCCCGAGCCGGACTCGAACCAGCGACAAGGTGGTTAACAGCCACCCGCTCTACCAACTGAGCTATCGGGGAAGAGAATAGTTTTTCTAACTCACTGTTTTTGCGAGAAGAAAAGCTATTTTGCCGTTACAAATGGACCGAAAAACAACCCAAAAATCCGTGTAACGACGTGAGGGTTTATACGATAGCCGGCGAGTGCTGTCAAGAAAAAATCAAAACACCACCTGGTCCATCTCCTCAATGGTTTATGGACCGATTTCATTTCTGCTCAAGGAAAGTCTGTTCGGTGACAGCCGGATAGAAGAGGACCATTTCCGGGCTGTGCTGACAACCTGCTGGGAAGGCATCCGCGGCCAGGACCGGCGCCTGGATAAATGGGAAAAATTTGCTCCTCAATCGAAGTGATTACTCACTTAGCTCTCAGGAGGAACAACCTGCGCAGGCCTGCCTGCGAAAAGGAGGTTCCATTATGGTAACCCTTACTCAGAACAGAATGTTCAACCATGTCGTCTTGGTCGCTGATGACAATCCCCCGGCACGCGATCTGCTGAGCCTGATCCTGGCGGAACAAAACTGCAAGGCAATCACCGCCAACAACGGCTTCGAAGCCTGGCAGATTCTCCAGGAAACGCAGGTCGACCTGTTGGTGGTGGAACTGGACCAGGTTCCCGGGGAATGCCGGGGGGGGGAAGACAGGCTGTCCCCCAGCTTTCAACTCGGCTGGCGACAAGCTATGACAAGCATAACGGATTCAGGTGTACCCTGCTATCTCTCCATCGGCAGGCCTCCCAGCATCAGGGAGATGGTTGCCCAGATCCGCCTGTTGCTGCAGGACACCCCGGCCACCACGCAAAAAAGGCCCGCGATCATTAAGATCGCGGGCCTTTCAACAATTTTATCCAAGGATCAGGCGCCCTTTTTCAACTCCAGCAGAATCTGTTTGGCAACCGCCTTGACGGTTTCAAAAACCCCCTCACCGGTGGTCGCGCAGGCCTCGAAATCAGGGACAGCGTCCGGGTTGAGCAATTCACGCAATTCCTCCACCGATGTCAGGTTCGGCAGGTCGCGTTTATTGTACTGAACAACGAAGGGCAGCTTTTCCAACTGGTAGCCCTGTTCTTCGAGATTGTCCTTGAGATTCTCCAAACTCTCGATATTGGCATCGAGACGCTCTTCCTGGGAATCTGCGACAAAAACCACCCCGTCAACACCCTTGAGAATAAGCTTACGCGAGGCATCGTAAAAAACCTGACCGGGCACGGTATAGAGGTGGAAACGGGTTTTGAAACCACGGATCTCACCGAGAGCCAGAGGGAGAAAATCAAAAAACAGGGTTCTTTCGGTCTCGGTCGCCAGGGAAATCATCTTCCCCTTGGCGGACGGATCGGTTTTTTGGTAGATGTACTGCAGGTTGGTCGTCTTGCCGCACAGGCCGGGACCATAATAGACGATCTTGCAGTTGATTTCCCGTGAAGCGTAGTTGATGAAGGACATGCCTGGCTACCCCGTCACTTGAAGAGGTTGTCGATGTCGTCGTCGGTGATCTCGGCGAAGGGGCTCTGCGACTGCCCGGACTTCTCCAACCGCTCGGCTTTCTCTCCAAGGGCCTTGAAAATTCTCGCCAGTTCGTCGCTGGCCTTCTTCACCCTCAGCCGGACCAGCCCCAGGGAAGAGCGCTGATCAAATATCACCACCAGGATGACCCGCTGGGCAACAATCGAGATATGGATATTATCCTTTTCCCCTTCATGGAAGAGGATGGAGAACTCCTTCTCGCCAATCAACTTGGCCAGGCCACCAGTGGCGGCGATATTACCGGCCGTCAGCGAAGCGAGGCTGGTGGTATCGAGATGTTCGGTTTCTCCCGTCGACGCAATCAGCTGCCCGTTCTTGTCAACCAGGAAAATAACTTTCGAATTGGACTCCCGCAGCAGCTTGTTAAGCACGCCGGTGATCTGCTGAAGTTCCTCCTCGTACATAACAAAGGGAGAAGAATGGGACCCGAACATTGCTTACGCTCCTTGGTCAGGTTTGTATATCCGCTGTTTTATAGCATCTAACACCAGTCCGGGCAAGGCTTTTACCGGCCGAACAGGCCGCCGAAAATAAAACATCCCGACAGGTTGCCCTGCCGGGATGTTTTGCTGCTGCGTCGTTTGACGACTTTATTCGCCCTTGCCGCAGTCGGCCTGCATCGCCGCCAGTTTCTTGTAGAGGTCGTAGCGGGTGGCATCATCCTTGGCGCTCTGGGCCAGCAGCGCCTCGGCCTGCTCCGGATTGGCCTTTTTCAGAACCCGGAAGCGGTTCTGGTTGGCAGCAAAGTCCTGGAAACTGATCGACGGATCCTTGCTGTCGAGCTGCAGCGGATTCCTGCCCTGCTCGACCAAACGCGGATCAAAGCGGAACAGCGGCCAGTGACCGCAGTTGACAGCCTCTTTACAGGTATCAACGGCGGTAGTCATGTTGATGCCATGCGCGATACAGTGGCTGTAGGCGAGGATCAGGGACGGGCCGTCAAAACTCTCGGCCTCGATCATCGCCTTGACCGCCTGGGCCGGGTTGGAGAGCGCAATATGAGCGACATAGATGTTGCCGTAGCTCATGGCGATCATCCCCAGGTCTTTCTTCGGCATCGGCTTGCCGCCGGCGGCAAACAGAGCCACGGCGCCGGTCGGGGTCGACTTGGAAGCCTGACCGCCGGTGTTGGAATAGACCTCGGTGTCAAGCACCAGCACGTTGACATTCTCGCCGGACGCGAGCACATGGTCGAGGCCACCGTAACCGATGTCGTAAGCCCAGCCGTCACCGCCGTGAATCCAGACCGACTTCTTGACCAGATAGTCGACATTGACCAGCAGCGGCTTGGCGG from Geothermobacter hydrogeniphilus carries:
- a CDS encoding HD-GYP domain-containing protein, which gives rise to MSRYDRQPILDFVRHLSTAIATATLYSSEHRQVTRLCEQARQALPLSRTGDEGVSLLFVEDELIAQRHSLGRGMYIDRLARQLRRHGIAHIKLLPGLETEEILDLVSQLVNARRDAVIRAGEHLRLGRVELRYTHKEDGERQPGDEIDESNFRIEDLQEASGLEGIEEVDAEELARFAEICEAVKTRRQLHAIGISEIVARFVSAFTNEAGSFLALAPLRELDEYTFTHSINVCTLNIAQAMALGIEGQLLHDIGVAAMLHDMGKLFIPDEIITKESDLTPEEWEIMRRHPADGARYLLNTPGIPRLAVVVAYEHHMRYDNQGYPSPRHGWRQNIASQISTVSDVFDALRTERSYRGSMQIHKISQMILQMAGSQLHPQLAHNFLRVLERVTSSS
- a CDS encoding CYTH domain-containing protein, whose translation is MALEIERKFLLRNDSWKVGAQGVAYRQGYLSLDPQRTVRVRIAGDRGFLTVKGATRGCVRSEYEYPIPLEQARQLLDELCHRPQIEKTRYRVPHAGLVWEIDEFHGANEGLVLAEVELDRPDQPVVLPDWVGEEVTGDERYYNACLSRTPFSSWPQRRG
- the pdhA gene encoding pyruvate dehydrogenase (acetyl-transferring) E1 component subunit alpha, giving the protein MSKKIIASFTVSRLEILDEQGRVDAELMPDLTDPDLVRLYELMLLTRQFDQRALHLQREGRLGTYPSVLGQEASQVGSAYALQKSDWFFPAFRELGVFVTLGYPLAEIYQYWNGDERGLLCPEQLNIFPICIAVGTHIPHAVGAAMAARYRGDPIATACYFGDGGTSKGDFHEGLNMAGVFQAPVVFIIQNNQWAISISRNHQTAAETLAQKAIAYGIPGIQVDGNDVLAVYQATREALQRARSGGGPSLIECDTYRMADHTTADDAARYRDPEEVQRWQRRDPLLRMRRFLADRGLWDDARQQQLETEIDARLDRAVAREEATPPARARDIFAYTWTEMTPRQKRQLQQLRDLRELDHG
- a CDS encoding dihydrolipoamide acetyltransferase family protein, with the translated sequence MKESLFEFILPDLGEGGVEAEIRAWHVAVGERVKEHQSALEVETDKAVVDVPVPRAGIIRTLNHEVGDRVPVGSVLLTIATGEFEADSVPAPAAGAVVSPVRKSQGIVGVLPEAPSAGPPEGPVTEAPVVSGEKKAVPLRALPRVRALAKARGVALETLRGSGPDGRITEEDVLTAAGAEPSGDAGDSGRRVPLAGLRRRIAEHLLEAQRRTAFVTTMAETDVTRLWTLKARQRDELAGRGVKLTLLPFFMKATQHALAEFPRLNARVDEAAGEIELLAECHLGVAVDSREGLLVPVVRDVGTKSVVDLAIELQQLAEQAESRSLSREQLQGSTFTLTNFGSFGGSFATPVINYPNVAILGFGGVSEKPWVVEGEIVIRRILPLSLTFDHRVLDGAEATRFLVRVGQFLEDPGLLFIESV
- a CDS encoding Glu/Leu/Phe/Val family dehydrogenase; translated protein: MNEIRYDNLGPTKILQLYDPRIPFHAFVVIDNTARGPALGGVRITPEVNLSEVARLARTMTYKSAAAGLHLGGGKSGIIAAADNPDIESIVRSFARMIARLDDYIPAPDMGSNETMMAWIKDEIGRVAGLPEELGGLPLDKLGATGFGLAACAEIACRHIDLPLAGARVAIQGFGNVGSAAARFLVERGAILVALSDRQGTAFAAGGLNLNAALEAHRRNENMVAAAGGELLPQEAIFGIDCDILVPAATADVIRADNQAQVRARMILEGANIPATIEAEQLLAARGVLVVPDFIANAGGLIMAAAEYYGKTEDEAFEEIRDNLHHNTAEILDLSRKKQVLPRRAAEEIALRRVLDAMRTPPPPHPARLIEQARDRLLG
- a CDS encoding alpha-ketoacid dehydrogenase subunit beta, giving the protein MAEMNMVQAINLALREELERDPDVVLLGEDVGRDGGVFRLTEGLYEAFGEERVIDTPLSESAIIGVAIGMAAYGLKPVAEIQFLGFTYGAIEQLFSHAARLRSRSRGQLHCPLVVRTPYGGGVKAPELHEESSEAMFCHMPGLKVVVPGSPWYAKALLQASIRTPDPVLFLEPTRLYRLLREDVPAGDLPVELGKARIARPGDSVTVVAWGSMLEKSLRAAAGFDAEVIDLMTLNPFDAETILASVRRTGRLVVVHEAAQTGGFGAEIAATVAEDAILSLKAPIRRVTGCDVIPPLPLLEDYNVPTAKQIAGAIAEVLAF